Proteins from a single region of Desulfolutivibrio sulfoxidireducens:
- a CDS encoding ATP-dependent helicase — MDFENDLNPAQYQAVTATDGPLLVIAGAGSGKTRTIVYRLARLVQMGVDPASILLLTFTRKASQEMLARASMLLGHGGETLPGVCGGTFHAFAYAVLRRHHQALGFPQGFSVIDRADAEDILGRCKDELGLAKGDKSFPKKSHVAELIGKSRNKETRVADIVARESCHLLAHADDLERLAEAYAASKAAHHLMDYDDLLFLLERLLRDQPDIRDFHRARFSHIMVDEYQDTNMVQARLIGLLAPHTGNVMAVGDDAQSIYAFRGANVENILGFPRTFPGTRIIKLEQNYRSTQPILELTNAILKGAGEKFDKTLFSTRAEGPKPELLRPFSDITQAKMAVAKVRELARTWPLHEIAVLFRAGYQSYALEVELGKAGLPFQKYGGIKFSEAAHIKDVLAYPRLVANPLDPAAWTRCLSFVPKIGPKTALRLFEATRIGDRQTLDAASKKNPPLAELFAFLDSLRAMPPEPGPVLERVIAHHTPHLMDKYPEDYPRRLTGLEQLQQIATGYASLEALLADMTLEAPDEDQRKAREDHLVLSTVHSSKGLEWSAVLILDLVDERFPSRHALARHEDLEEERRLLYVACTRARDYLGLFVPETLYNRQAGACSPVQPSLFLRELPASLCSHVRESLAGCPTPRPGSFAPYAPGRAASPEPVSSPAPPRVDPSQLGYCRHKIFGRGKIIARLDGGKCRVNFPGFGPKVILSDYLELEA, encoded by the coding sequence ATGGACTTTGAAAACGACTTAAACCCCGCCCAATACCAGGCCGTCACGGCCACGGACGGCCCGCTTCTGGTCATCGCCGGGGCCGGCTCCGGCAAGACCCGGACCATCGTCTACCGTCTGGCCCGGCTGGTGCAAATGGGCGTGGACCCGGCCTCCATCCTGCTGCTGACGTTTACCCGCAAGGCCTCCCAGGAGATGCTGGCCCGGGCCTCCATGCTTCTGGGGCACGGCGGCGAGACCCTGCCCGGGGTGTGCGGCGGCACCTTCCACGCCTTCGCCTACGCGGTCCTGCGCCGCCACCACCAGGCCCTGGGCTTCCCCCAGGGGTTTTCGGTCATCGACCGGGCCGACGCCGAGGACATCCTTGGCCGATGCAAGGACGAACTGGGACTGGCCAAGGGCGACAAGTCCTTTCCCAAAAAATCCCACGTGGCCGAACTGATCGGCAAGTCCCGCAACAAGGAAACCCGGGTGGCGGACATCGTGGCTCGCGAGTCCTGCCACCTGCTGGCCCACGCCGACGACCTGGAGCGCCTGGCCGAGGCCTACGCCGCCTCCAAGGCCGCCCACCACCTCATGGACTACGACGACCTGCTCTTTCTCCTGGAACGCCTGCTTCGCGACCAGCCGGACATCCGCGACTTCCACCGCGCCCGCTTCTCCCACATCATGGTGGACGAATACCAGGACACCAACATGGTCCAGGCCCGGCTGATCGGCCTTTTGGCCCCGCACACGGGCAACGTCATGGCTGTCGGCGACGACGCCCAGTCCATCTACGCCTTCCGGGGGGCCAACGTGGAGAACATCCTGGGATTCCCCAGGACCTTTCCCGGGACCCGGATCATCAAGCTCGAACAGAACTACCGCTCCACCCAGCCCATCCTGGAACTCACCAACGCCATTCTCAAGGGCGCGGGGGAGAAATTCGACAAGACCCTTTTCTCGACCCGCGCCGAGGGTCCCAAACCCGAACTCCTGCGGCCCTTTTCGGATATCACCCAGGCCAAGATGGCCGTGGCCAAGGTCCGCGAACTGGCCAGGACATGGCCCCTGCACGAGATCGCCGTGCTGTTCCGGGCCGGCTACCAGTCCTATGCCCTGGAGGTGGAACTTGGAAAAGCCGGGCTGCCCTTCCAGAAATACGGCGGCATCAAGTTCTCCGAGGCCGCGCACATAAAGGACGTGCTGGCCTATCCCCGCCTGGTGGCCAACCCCCTGGACCCGGCCGCCTGGACCCGCTGCCTGTCCTTCGTGCCCAAGATCGGCCCAAAAACCGCCCTGCGGCTTTTCGAGGCCACGCGCATCGGCGACCGTCAGACCCTCGACGCCGCCAGCAAAAAAAATCCCCCCCTGGCCGAGCTCTTCGCCTTCCTCGATTCCCTGCGGGCCATGCCCCCCGAGCCCGGCCCGGTCCTGGAGCGGGTCATCGCCCACCACACCCCGCACCTGATGGACAAGTATCCCGAGGACTATCCCCGCCGCCTGACCGGCCTGGAACAGCTCCAGCAGATCGCCACCGGCTACGCCTCCCTGGAGGCCCTGCTCGCGGACATGACCCTGGAGGCCCCGGACGAGGACCAGCGCAAGGCCAGGGAAGACCATCTGGTCCTGTCCACGGTGCATTCCTCCAAGGGCCTGGAATGGTCGGCCGTGCTCATCCTGGACCTGGTGGACGAGCGCTTCCCGTCGCGCCACGCCCTGGCCCGGCACGAGGACCTGGAGGAGGAACGCCGCCTGCTCTATGTGGCCTGCACCCGGGCCAGGGACTACCTGGGGCTTTTCGTGCCCGAGACCCTGTACAACCGGCAGGCCGGGGCCTGCTCGCCGGTGCAGCCGAGCCTGTTTCTCCGCGAACTGCCGGCGAGCCTGTGCAGCCACGTCAGGGAGTCCCTGGCCGGCTGCCCAACTCCCCGCCCCGGCTCCTTCGCGCCGTACGCGCCAGGCCGCGCCGCGTCACCCGAACCGGTTTCCAGCCCCGCGCCTCCCAGAGTGGATCCCTCGCAACTCGGCTACTGCCGGCACAAGATCTTCGGACGCGGCAAGATCATCGCCCGCCTGGACGGGGGCAAATGCCGGGTCAACTTCCCGGGCTTCGGCCCCAAGGTGATCCTCTCCGACTACCTCGAGCTCGAGGCATAA
- a CDS encoding class I SAM-dependent methyltransferase translates to MQPPRAPQPPHDLAIQFGGGDFRKVGKDLVSLCVAHGGLRPDAAVLDVGCGAGRIAVALCDYLDASGRYEGFDIYPPGVEWCQRAITPLFPRFRFQLADVYNRLYYPLSSVRASEFVFPYPDDSFDFAVLNSVFTHMRPADVENYLKQVHRVLRPGGGCLITFFLLNEQTRERIAAGAAKWRFEHAFGVFHTHSLEDPEEVVAYDEAFIRKLFAQKGFDISRQIYGNWRGIRSGTHQDMVFAVRRPGTSSPEAG, encoded by the coding sequence ATGCAGCCGCCCAGAGCGCCGCAACCGCCGCACGACCTGGCCATCCAGTTCGGTGGCGGCGATTTCCGCAAGGTCGGCAAGGACCTCGTCTCGCTGTGCGTGGCCCACGGCGGCCTGCGCCCGGATGCGGCCGTCCTGGACGTCGGGTGCGGGGCGGGCCGCATCGCCGTGGCCCTGTGCGACTATCTGGACGCCTCGGGCCGCTACGAGGGCTTCGACATCTATCCTCCCGGCGTGGAATGGTGCCAGCGGGCCATAACCCCGCTCTTTCCCCGGTTCCGGTTCCAGCTCGCGGACGTCTATAACCGCCTGTACTACCCGCTCAGTTCCGTGCGGGCCTCGGAATTCGTTTTCCCGTACCCGGACGACAGCTTCGATTTCGCGGTTCTCAACTCGGTGTTCACCCACATGCGGCCGGCCGACGTGGAGAATTATCTGAAACAGGTCCACCGGGTCCTCAGGCCCGGGGGCGGCTGCCTGATCACCTTTTTCCTGCTCAATGAACAGACCCGGGAACGGATTGCGGCCGGAGCGGCCAAGTGGCGTTTCGAACACGCCTTCGGGGTCTTTCACACCCACAGCCTGGAGGACCCCGAGGAGGTCGTGGCCTACGACGAGGCCTTCATCCGCAAGCTCTTTGCCCAGAAGGGATTCGACATTTCCAGACAGATCTACGGAAATTGGCGCGGGATACGCAGCGGTACGCACCAGGACATGGTTTTCGCGGTGAGGCGTCCGGGGACCTCGTCGCCTGAAGCCGGATGA
- a CDS encoding alkaline phosphatase family protein, which yields MQQRPRLAVLGLDGLPLALARTLAASGRLPNLAGLCQSPFAREIDAELPELSPVNWTSFSTAAGPGRHGIFGFTEIDQATYTLSMIDATAVACPTIFDRLGARGLTSKVVNLPAAFPARPLRGAMIAGFVAPNLPRAVYPPELAHLLAKTGYLLEADTTRGAADPDHLLSQLRATLKSRETALDILFAGGDFDLFVLVLTETDRILHFFYPALADASHPLHGPFLDLLALWDRLIGKYLELYHDLPEPKRLMVLADHGFAALRTEVDLNVWLAGQGLLALEKHPTNEWDSRIAAHGSAAFALDPGRIYLHKKERFARGTLHEHAATALGERLRQDLMAIRYEGEPVMEAVHLARDLYHGPMLGRAPDLVCVAKPGFCLTGKFNRTEMFGHFGRSGCHAAHGGFHYDSTGATPGRLRDVGREILAFFDIPQTDDSPAWTLKTT from the coding sequence ATGCAGCAACGCCCCCGCCTCGCGGTCCTCGGTCTCGACGGGCTGCCCCTGGCCCTGGCCCGGACCCTGGCCGCCTCCGGCAGACTCCCCAACCTGGCCGGCCTGTGCCAAAGCCCTTTCGCCCGGGAGATCGACGCCGAACTGCCCGAACTCTCCCCGGTCAACTGGACCTCGTTTTCCACCGCCGCCGGCCCCGGCCGCCACGGCATCTTCGGCTTCACCGAGATCGACCAGGCCACCTACACCCTGTCCATGATCGACGCCACGGCCGTGGCCTGCCCGACCATCTTCGACCGCCTGGGCGCTCGCGGCCTGACCTCCAAGGTCGTCAACCTCCCGGCCGCCTTTCCCGCCAGACCCCTTCGCGGGGCCATGATCGCCGGTTTCGTGGCCCCGAACCTTCCCCGGGCCGTTTATCCGCCGGAACTGGCGCATCTTCTGGCCAAAACCGGCTACCTCCTCGAGGCCGACACCACCCGGGGCGCGGCCGATCCGGACCATCTCCTGTCCCAACTCCGGGCCACCCTCAAAAGCCGGGAAACCGCCCTGGACATCCTCTTTGCCGGAGGCGACTTCGACCTCTTCGTCCTCGTGCTCACCGAGACCGACCGCATCCTGCACTTTTTCTACCCGGCCCTGGCCGACGCCAGCCACCCCCTGCACGGCCCCTTCCTCGATCTTTTGGCCCTCTGGGACCGGCTTATCGGCAAATACCTGGAGCTTTACCACGACCTGCCCGAGCCCAAGCGGCTCATGGTTCTGGCCGACCACGGCTTCGCCGCCCTGCGCACCGAGGTCGACCTCAACGTCTGGCTGGCCGGCCAGGGGCTTCTGGCCCTGGAGAAACATCCGACAAACGAATGGGACAGCCGCATCGCGGCCCACGGCAGCGCGGCCTTCGCCCTGGACCCCGGCCGCATCTACCTGCATAAGAAGGAACGGTTCGCCCGGGGCACCCTGCACGAACACGCCGCCACGGCCCTTGGCGAACGCCTGCGCCAGGACCTGATGGCCATCCGCTACGAGGGCGAGCCGGTCATGGAGGCCGTGCACCTGGCCCGGGACCTCTATCACGGCCCCATGCTCGGGCGGGCCCCGGACCTGGTCTGCGTGGCCAAACCCGGATTCTGCCTGACCGGAAAATTCAACCGGACCGAGATGTTCGGCCATTTCGGCCGGTCCGGATGCCACGCCGCCCACGGCGGCTTCCATTACGATTCCACGGGCGCCACGCCCGGACGCCTTCGCGACGTCGGCCGGGAAATCCTGGCCTTTTTCGACATCCCCCAAACGGACGACAGCCCCGCATGGACTTTGAAAACGACTTAA